The following nucleotide sequence is from Citrus sinensis cultivar Valencia sweet orange chromosome 6, DVS_A1.0, whole genome shotgun sequence.
aagaagagaaagaaggaaGATGGACGTTGACTTGAAGCCCAATAGACATTAGGCTTGTAGATTAAGTCATTTATTTCTTACGAAAACGAtgaattgagattgtttaatTGCTTTTATCTATATACTATGTTTGGTTGACAGCATgccatgataacatgtcatatagaataggtaATGCCACTCTATGCATCATAATCCATGgcatctatttattattaatcaagatatatattgtttgatatttgcatgtgcttaataatattagaatacacccaaataatattattttaggaaacatgcaattaacaatatatgatataatctgtattttgttcaaaagaaaaaaaaaaccaacaatATTGATTGGGAGAGGGAAagttaaagataatttttcccaTGAACTTCATTgttagtttaataataaaattatatatatatacctcgactTCATGATATAATGATGCTCCCTATGGGGGATACATATAtttgacattttatttgatgaacttcttcaaagataagatagaaatagtttttaatttgttgatcACCCTAATGGTGGCTGCTTGATATGAaagatatataaatttaaaaaatagttatacgcacttagtaaaatttgttattaagcTTCCCAACAGAGAtctgttaataaattttggtccaaaagataacaataattatttatcatgtttcagcatgaaagtaaataatctaatCGTTAATTGGGTCCAGTAAGTGTAGGCATGAATTCCCCATAGCTTGGCAAAGCGGTACTAGATTATTgtcacaataaaattaaatgatttacaattttttgcatttacgattttttattgtgaacattatttgtttcaaagtatttatgcattaatgttttatttttttagaaaatgtcTTCCTTTAGTCCACTCactattattctaaattaaaacaaactcATTGGCGAGAACTACATAGATTGGAAATGAAATCTATTTATTATCCTGActgttaaaaattataaatatattttagccCAACCATGCCCTCCTGAATTAGAAGAAGAAGCTCATAAAAATCAAAGGAGGCTTTATGAGGAATGGCAAAAAGCTAATGAAATGGAAAAATGCTGCATATTAGGCTTGATTTCTAATATTCTGCAAACCAAATATCACAGCATGGAGACAACCACTGAAATCATGGACAATCTTCAATAGATATTTGGGTAGAGTACTCATTCTGCGAGACAAGCGGCACTGAAAGTGTTATGACCTCCAAGTAGGGATGACAAATATCCAATTATGGATGGATATTATCCATCCAAATACAAATCCATAATTATCCATGATGGatatatccatatccatatccatatccaataTTTAATACTGGGCATGGATATGGATTTTATccatatagatatagatatccatggatatttgatttttattatataaaaaataataatatggaATAGTTAAAACCAATATTAGAtttcaatatcaaataaaaaataataaacataacaaatattaaaactatgaattaacaaaaagaaattataatatgaaattacaaattaatttcaaattaaatacaaaaaattcatTGTTCTAACGCATCATTAATCTCCAATCTTCTAACGAATCTTTAATCTCTAACTAGACCATCATAATTAATCTGCAAATTAAAGCAAAGCATTAAACAACtaaataattagtattatttaggACCATGATCATTCATAATTGAGCATCACAATAAGCATCAACCATataccaaaaaagaaaaataaacactaCTCAGAGCATGGTTGTGTctcctcttcatcatcattatcagtCACTTCTCCATTTATTTCTTCCCCATTCATCACCTTATCTTTAGGAATCTTacctaattttcaaaaaacaaaaacttgtaaaatataaagaaaacaaatactatcaaaatcaaataagtgCAGAAGTGAGCTGAATTTGATACCTTTTAATTGAGCCCATATCCAATTCTGAGTACACATTCTGAGTACACATTAAGGCCTCTACTGTACTCGGATGAAGTCTACTAGGATGTGGGCTTAAAAATCGACCTCCCGCACTAAAAGCATATTCTGAAGCAATTGTAGAGACCGGAACAACCAGCAAATCTCTAGCAATCTCAGACAATATCAGATATCTACTTCTATTCACTTTCCACCACATTAAAATATCGAAGTCTGGAGTAGTCTTATCCTCTTCTTCCAAGTAAGTATCTAACTTCGACTTAACTCGTTTACAAATATGTTGGCTTTTGAATGCATTAAATTTTGCACATCCCACATGCCCATCACAACTGAACTAGAACTAGAATTACAAACAACACTAGACTCACCAAATCCTTCAGCCAAATTCGATCCAAccatactcttttttttttttttatattctgaATATAAGTCAGAACAAAGAGTACAGATTCTATCAATATGAGTTGATGCATCACTACCATAAATCTAAGGAAAGAAATAATCCACTAGAACCATTTTGTATCTAGGATCCAATACAATAGTAACAACCATCACACCATGGATTTCATCCAATATTTTCCAAACTTTGCTAACATACTTTTcaccatattttttatcacatCACATGAAGAATTAAGCCAAGCATTCAATGATAAtctaatttcacaaattattGGAAAAAATAAGCTAGCTGTTGGGTACTTAGTGCTAGAAAACATCTCAGTCATGGTATAAAAGGGTTTCAAATGCTCACATACTACTCTCGCCAACTCCCACTCTACTTCAGTAGGCAAGTGCTTATATTGGTTATCACGATGCTTCAAACGAGTAAAAACATCTTTATAAATCAAAGCAACCTCAAGCATTAAATATGTCGAATTCCACTTAGTTTTACAATCAAGCACTAAACTCTTAGAACAATTCAACTTCAATTGGCGATTAGCTGTATCTTCAAACAACTCTATCCTTTTAGGTGATGATGTCCAGTAATTTACACTAtttctaactttttcaatCCCATCTCCTATCGCATCTAACCCATccttaacaattaaatttaaaatgtgagcACAACATCTCACATGcaataattttccatttaataaGAATGAACCAGGCGGAAACTTAGCCAACAAAAGCGGAATCATAGCATCATTAGTGGAACAACTATCAATGGTTATTGTAGATAACCTTTGATCTACATTCCAATCCAACATACACTTAACCAACTCATTGGAAATGCTTCAGCAGTATGTGGAGAAGGCACATATATAAATCTAGacaattcataaaaaataaaacaaaattacaaataagaataaataaaataaagtatatataataaaatataaataaaatttattaaacttttaaactaGTACCTTAAGATCCGATTTCGTAGAGTCCACGAATTGTCAATAAAATGCGCCGTCACAACCATATATCCATTTTTTTGATTGCTAGATGTCCACATATCCGTAGTAATGGAAACTTTACTAGTAATATCCCCTAACAAAGCCATTGTCTTAGCCTTTTGAAAATCAAACAGCttaaagacttttttttttcacagtgTTCCTACAAATTTTACCAAGCAAAGGCTGAACAAAACTCATCAGATCCCTAAACCCTTCATACTCAACAAACCTCAAAGGAAGCTCATGCATGATTATTATTCTTGCTATTTTTTGTCTAGCGAGTGCTTTATCAAATGCAGTGGGATCAAATGCTGAAATTACTGAAGTTTCAGcatcttttttcttgtagaCCTTAGATGCTTGACTAGGGCTAGAagctggagctggagctggagctgATTCTTGTATCCGTTTGGGACACCTATCAATATGGTTTAACAAATGCGAAGTTCTACTTGATTGCTGTCCAGCAAAACCTTTGCCACAATGATTACACACTGCCTTCATTTCTCCATTAATTGTTCTCCTTGTGAAATGGTCCTAAGCTCTAGATGTTTGTCTCAATGAGCTTTTAGGTTGTCCTTCCGAGTCTCGTTTTGTACCTCCACTAATTGAATGAGTTTGTGGATTTTCAGCATTAACATTACTTGAGGTTTGAGGGTTTATTTGAACAATAGGATCGGGATCAAGATCAGACATAATTAACCTGAAAAAAAAGACATTACAGAGCAATCATTATAATGGAACGTTTAAGCAAATTTCACTTCAAATTAAAGACATTACAGGCCATATTTTCACTTCAAACAATAGGGTAATTGAGACAAAAGATTTGTTTGGAGtgtaaaggaaaaattaaaattaggacCTTGAAAGTCGTGTAAAACACTCACTCAGTTTCACTTTCTTTTCATCCATAAATATTACCATTACTGGATTTTGATATGTGTATCGctgagattaattaattattccaaACGTTCCATTATCATAAATTCATCTGTAATGTCTTTTTTTCAAGGTGCAACACTGATAAGCAAATATCAAGAATGGGGTTAATATCATTTAAGCATTAAATCATGGCATGCACGCATGTACTATtttaatcaatcaatctctctcaatgattattataaaatataaaagttctaaaaatgattattgtaaaatataaaaggagGGCTGCCAGGTCTTAGCAATAACATCCATAAACTACTTATCAACCACTTGCTGCAGGTAATTACATAGAGAAGGCTCATGTGTCAACCAACAGAGGAACTTTAGATATAAAAGCCAATTACAAGCACAATATGGTAAATGGTTAGAGATCAAGGgataagaaattataatatgaaatcACAAATTAGAAAGCATCCTTCTTAATGCCATTAACCATTGATAGTTTGCTACACTGAACAATCCCTCTCAACACAATAGAATAACTCTGTCTATTGAGTTCTGTGCAACTAGAAATGCATCTCCTAGTGCTTTGGTTCTACAATGATGTATTAAGGAATGAATGAACATTGTACTAAATAGCCTTTAATACAACACacaagtcaaacaaaattaTGTGTTGCCACGTTCTAATTAACAGTTAAATCAATTAACAGCATCAACATCAGCATCGACTTCTAATATGCAATCtctgtaaataaataatacaacCACCATCATAATAGAACAAAACTCTGCTGTATATCACAGCAACAATTTATCTCCAATGACTTGGAGTTAATGGATGTGAATGTAAAGGCGTGGTGTGAACAAGAAAAGCATCCAAGAACAAGTATTTGACATCCTGTAAATTTTGACGGGAACCTTTCAAAATCAAcctactcttttttttaaaaattaaatgagaagTGAATTCCAGAAATTATGGTACTACACATATATTCTTTGCTTTTCTATTTCTGATCTTTCACGTTCCTGTATAAATTCAACCTATTTAAACCTATTTTTACACACAACCCAAATCTCATatatttcaaatcaattaaCAGCATCAACATATCTTGAGATTTTCCTTctacttttaattataacacaaaattatgaaaacaaaattggaGCATAGAAGAGACATCTTTCCATACCTTTGAAAAGAATTGTTCAAGAACTGTTACAGCTTCCACAAGTGGAGGATCCAACCCTATTTCCTCCTTAGCCTCCTGTGTTGCAGTATCCCCATCATCCCTGTCACCCTCTTCTGCCTTCCCACCAGGCAATGAAATTTGTCCTGCAACCAAATACACCCATTCAGGCCAGTGGCCAATCACCAAAAAATTCCATTCTAAAATCATCACATTCTTTGAGTTGCAACGCCAATGAATTAGGCATTACTTCAGATCAAACACaatgaatcaaacaaaatttgggGAGCgcaagtaaagaaaaaaagagagattgagTTACATACACAAATGTCAAAAGAGAGAGATTTGAGTTACAACGCCTCCGCTTGTTCCTTTTCTAGTGacagagagaaaagagaagagaagagatgAGCGGCAAGTGATGAGCACCAGTGAGCGACGAGCGGCTGTTGACAATTTTAGGTTTCCTAAATCGATAATCTAttacatttgtttttatttttttcatataaattaattgaattttggaTATCCATACACATCCAATATCTAATtggatatttttaaaactatcCATATCCACATCCAAAAAGATTTTGGATGGATATTATCCAATCCAATTGGATTGGATATATGGATATCCAATTTGGATAGACCAATTTGCATCTCTACCTCCAAGATGGGAAAGGGTAAAAGAATTTGTGAGCATATCCTGAAAATAATGGACTATTGAATGAGGTTGAGATTTAGGGTGCACACATCGATGATAACTCAAAGACTGACATGGTGCTAGAATCTTTACATGAAACACTAAAGCAGTTTAAGgtcaattataaaatgaataaaagaatatgaCCTTAACAGAATCAATAAACAAACTTCATTTAGCTAGTGAGATtcatctttttgaaaaatctCATGGAAGCATTAACCTAATTGAAAAATGTACTTCTTCTAAGCCTAAACCAAAATATAAgggcaaaaagaagaaagctagggaaaaaaattgtctaCTAAGAAAGATAGCATGTCAAAAGGAAAATGCTTCAAGTATAGACAAAAGGGTTATTGGAAAAAAACATTGCGCTAAAATTGTGAAATCAGGTATGGGAATTCTTTTCGTCATAGAGGTCTGTTTAGTTTAGAATCCTATTAATACATGGGTCTTGGATTCTAGAGTGACTAATCATGCTCGTAATTCACTTTTTCGGTTTGAGGAAACTAGAAAACTGAGTGAAGGAAGCATAAAGCTGTAGCTGGGGACAAGCCAGTTTGTATCAGTAGTGAAGACTAGatctattttattatctttcaaTAATGAGACTttagttttaaataattgtcTTTATGTTCAAGACATTAAGATGAATTTAATTTCGGTAGCTTGTTTATCAAAACAAGGTAAGGTATACAGTAAATTCTAGGTTTTCTGTttctattttgaaaaataatagacTATATGTTCGGGTAGAttggaagataatttatatcatttaagtACTTTGATCCATTCAATGCATGATatattgattgaaaataatgaGCATATATCTAAGACAAGAAAGACTTCTTCCAACCAATATTACCTCTGGCATTTGTTCTTGGGttatataaacttaaataGGATATAGAGAATGATCAGAGATAGGCTTATAAGCCCATTGGAAAATAAATCGTTGCTAttctatgaattttatttagaagGAAAAATGACCAAAAGGATATTCTCGACCAAAGCAATACGTGCAACAATACCACTTGaattcatacatacatatgtatatGGACCAATTAATGTACAAGCTCAAAGTGGTTATGAGTATTTCATCatattcattgatgattatgcAATATACggttatgtttatttaatgcATTAGAAGTTCGAAACTCCtgaaaaattcaaagagtATAGGGTTGAGACATAAAAGCAATTAGGTAAAGACATAGAGAAACTTCAATCTAATCAAGGTGGTGAATATCTCTCTGGAGAATTCAAAAAGTATTTGCTTGAAAATGGGAATATATCTCAACTAACAACTCAAGGTACACCATAACAAAATTGTGtggttgaaaaaaagaaagagaactCTTTGGGCTCATTGCCCATTTCATTTTGAGGACTAGCACTAGAAACTGCAGTATACCTATTGaacttatttctatttaagTCAGTGCCTAGAactctaataaaattatggtcAGGTCGCAAATCAAGTTTGAGACATATCCATATTTAGGGTTCACCAACACATGAGCTAAAATCGAAGGGTGGCAAAAATCATTCACGTTCTGAGGTTTGTCTATTTATTAGGTATCCCAAAAGAACAAGggaatgtttattttatag
It contains:
- the LOC107178781 gene encoding zinc finger BED domain-containing protein DAYSLEEPER-like, translated to MKAVCNHCGKGFAGQQSSRTSHLLNHIDRCPKRIQESAPAPAPASSPSQASKVYKKKDAETSVISAFDPTAFDKALARQKIARIIIMHELPLRFVEYEGFRDLMSFVQPLLGDITSKVSITTDMWTSSNQKNGYMVVTAHFIDNSWTLRNRILRFIYVPSPHTAEAFPMSWLSDGLDAIGDGIEKVRNSVNYWTSSPKRIELFEDTANRQLKLNCSKSLVLDCKTKWNSTYLMLEVALIYKDVFTRLKHRDNQYKHLPTEVEWELARVVCEHLKPFYTMTEMFSSTKYPTASLFFPIICEIRLSLNAWLNSSCDVIKNMVKSMLAKFGKYWMKSMV